In Micromonospora sp. NBC_01813, the following are encoded in one genomic region:
- a CDS encoding RBBP9/YdeN family alpha/beta hydrolase — MVGRRAIIFHGTGGNPDVCWYRWLAGRLTARGYAVEVPHHPGINIEPIATFLPKVLDEHDFDEQTVLVGHSGGAALLLAILEQLDVTVAQAILVAGYCTPPNTELEPVLQPEYDWAAIRSNVRDIYFVNSRKDPYGCDEHQGRAMFERLGGTQIVRDDGHFGDHDQPYERFELLDRLIA, encoded by the coding sequence ATGGTGGGACGCAGAGCGATCATCTTCCACGGGACCGGCGGCAACCCGGATGTCTGCTGGTACCGCTGGCTCGCCGGGCGGCTGACCGCCCGGGGGTACGCCGTCGAGGTGCCACACCACCCGGGCATCAACATCGAACCGATCGCGACGTTTCTGCCGAAGGTGCTGGACGAGCACGACTTCGACGAGCAGACCGTCCTGGTCGGCCACTCCGGCGGTGCGGCGCTGCTGCTCGCGATCCTGGAGCAATTGGACGTCACGGTGGCCCAGGCGATCCTGGTCGCCGGCTACTGCACCCCGCCGAACACCGAGCTGGAGCCGGTCCTGCAGCCGGAGTACGACTGGGCCGCGATCCGATCGAATGTTCGGGACATCTACTTCGTCAACTCGCGGAAGGACCCGTACGGCTGCGACGAGCATCAGGGCCGGGCCATGTTCGAACGCCTCGGCGGCACCCAGATCGTCCGCGACGACGGGCACTTCGGCGACCACGACCAGCCGTACGAGCGGTTCGAGCTGCTCGACCGGCTCATCGCCTGA
- a CDS encoding alkaline phosphatase PhoX — translation MPSSRRTFLAGGAAGVAGIGLAVAGGLPSLAQAHPGRSHPSKGGGHVPFPPLVDDPDGILALPEGFRYTVVTRTGVTRLDRGQGLTPAEHDGMAVFTTGRGRYTLIQNHELGPGAEFGVPHVAGTVYDPGAVDAGGCTVIRTDRAGRNLGEFVAISGTLDNCAGGPTPWGTWLTCEETEDRAGDEWDEDGRTGVYQKDHGYVFEVWADGRADPRPIKCLGRYAHEALAIDADRTKIYLSEDADGPNGLFYRWAAPRSVKLGPGVLTRLAPNAGTLAAMQIIMDDGSVLPDVAYLTSAQLGRPFPVRWIEVPERDARATPLREQFADDQVTRGRKFEGVWGTDQGVYVVNSYAWEDGDLPSDAAPHDGMVWFYDYRAETIQLVTYFPHQTSSEEGTPARYSDLTFDGPDNVTVTPWGSLVLAEDGSGASHVLSSVPGGPTYAIARNQLNDSEFCGPTFTDDGKVLFVNMQDPGLTLAITGPWEKYLG, via the coding sequence GTGCCCTCCTCTCGTCGTACCTTCCTCGCCGGCGGTGCCGCTGGCGTGGCCGGCATCGGCCTCGCCGTCGCCGGCGGCCTTCCGTCGCTGGCACAGGCCCACCCGGGCCGCAGCCACCCGTCGAAGGGCGGCGGCCACGTCCCGTTCCCGCCGCTGGTGGACGACCCCGATGGCATCCTCGCCCTGCCCGAGGGTTTCCGCTACACCGTGGTCACCCGGACCGGCGTCACCCGCCTCGACCGGGGCCAGGGCCTGACCCCGGCCGAGCACGACGGGATGGCCGTCTTCACCACCGGACGCGGGCGCTACACCCTGATCCAGAACCACGAACTCGGCCCCGGAGCCGAGTTCGGCGTACCGCACGTCGCGGGCACCGTCTACGACCCGGGCGCGGTCGACGCCGGCGGCTGCACGGTGATCAGGACCGACCGGGCGGGGCGCAACCTCGGCGAGTTCGTCGCCATCTCCGGCACCCTCGACAACTGCGCGGGCGGACCGACCCCGTGGGGAACCTGGCTGACCTGCGAGGAAACCGAGGACCGGGCCGGCGACGAATGGGACGAGGACGGCCGCACCGGCGTCTACCAGAAGGATCACGGCTACGTCTTCGAGGTCTGGGCCGACGGCCGCGCCGACCCGAGGCCGATCAAGTGCCTGGGCCGCTACGCCCACGAGGCGCTGGCGATCGACGCCGACCGCACGAAGATCTACCTGTCTGAGGACGCCGACGGGCCGAACGGACTGTTCTACCGGTGGGCCGCGCCACGCAGCGTGAAGCTGGGCCCCGGCGTGCTCACCCGGCTCGCCCCGAACGCCGGCACCCTCGCCGCGATGCAGATCATCATGGACGACGGCTCGGTGCTGCCGGACGTCGCCTACCTGACCTCCGCGCAGCTGGGCCGGCCGTTCCCCGTACGGTGGATCGAGGTCCCGGAGCGCGACGCACGGGCCACGCCCCTGCGCGAACAGTTCGCCGACGATCAGGTCACCCGGGGCCGCAAGTTCGAGGGCGTGTGGGGCACCGACCAGGGCGTGTACGTGGTCAACTCGTACGCCTGGGAGGACGGTGACCTGCCGTCGGACGCCGCCCCGCACGACGGCATGGTCTGGTTCTACGACTACCGGGCCGAGACGATCCAGCTGGTGACGTACTTCCCGCACCAGACCTCGTCGGAGGAGGGCACGCCGGCCAGGTACAGCGATCTGACCTTCGACGGGCCGGACAACGTCACCGTCACCCCGTGGGGCAGCCTGGTGCTGGCCGAGGACGGCTCGGGCGCGTCCCACGTGCTCAGCTCGGTCCCCGGCGGCCCGACCTACGCGATCGCCCGCAACCAGCTCAACGACTCGGAGTTCTGCGGTCCGACCTTCACCGACGACGGCAAGGTGCTCTTCGTCAACATGCAGGACCCCGGCCTCACCCTGGCCATCACCGGCCCCTGGGAAAAGTATCTTGGCTGA
- a CDS encoding HigA family addiction module antitoxin, which translates to MLPKNRIPTHPGEILREEFLVPLGVTQVALAEHIGVSVQRVNEIVRGKRGVTPETAWLLAGAFGTTPEFWINLQTAHDLARTRPSQAVAQLPAAA; encoded by the coding sequence ATGCTGCCGAAGAACCGCATCCCGACCCACCCGGGCGAGATCCTGCGGGAGGAATTTCTCGTCCCACTGGGCGTGACGCAGGTAGCGCTCGCCGAGCACATCGGCGTCTCCGTCCAGCGGGTCAACGAGATCGTGCGAGGCAAGCGCGGCGTCACGCCGGAGACCGCATGGCTACTCGCGGGTGCCTTCGGAACGACTCCTGAGTTCTGGATCAACCTGCAGACCGCTCACGACCTGGCGCGGACCCGACCGTCGCAGGCGGTCGCGCAACTTCCCGCAGCAGCCTGA
- a CDS encoding type II toxin-antitoxin system RelE/ParE family toxin has translation MIASFGDRATEALFHGQDGRARHLPPNIRSVALRKLDMVNAARELRDLRVPPGNRLEALKGDRRGTHSIRVNDQWRIVFRWQGGDAHEVSIVDYH, from the coding sequence TTGATTGCCTCGTTCGGGGACCGGGCAACAGAGGCTCTGTTCCACGGACAGGACGGCCGAGCGCGGCACCTGCCACCCAACATCCGCAGTGTCGCGCTCCGAAAACTGGACATGGTGAACGCGGCCCGTGAACTTCGCGACCTCAGGGTGCCGCCGGGAAACCGGCTGGAGGCGTTGAAGGGAGACCGCCGGGGGACGCACAGCATCCGAGTGAACGACCAGTGGCGCATCGTCTTCCGTTGGCAGGGCGGAGACGCACATGAAGTCTCGATCGTGGACTATCACTGA
- a CDS encoding fumarate hydratase, whose amino-acid sequence MSSAAPFSYVPLLPGGDDLTEYRLISDEGVDVVHGPGGRRFLTIDPAVLTALTAEAMHDIAHYLRPAHLAQLRAILDDPQASPNDRFVALDLLRNANIAAGGVLPMCQDTGTAIVMGKRGRHVLTDGTDHEAIAKGVYQAYTKLNLRYSQLAPITMWEERNTGSNLPAQIELYAEDPGGQPDAYKFLFMAKGGGSANKSYLYQETKALLNPTRMMQFLEEKLRLIGTSACPPYHLAIVVGGTSAEFALKTAKYASAKYLDNLPTSGSIGAHGFRDLELEAEVLELTRQFGIGAQFGGRYFCHDVRVVRLPRHGASCPVAIAVSCSADRQAVAKITPSGVWLERLETDPARFLPEVTEESLAADASADADVVRVDLNRPMAEIRAELSKYPVKTRLSLTGPLVVARDIAHAKIAERLDAGEPMPQYLRDHAVYYAGPAKTPEGYASGSFGPTTAGRMDAYVEKFQAAGGSHIMLAKGNRSAQVTRSCGTHGGFYLGSIGGPAARLAQDCIRHVEVLEYPELGMEAIWKIQVEDFPAFIVVDDKGNDFYAEVTKPVLTVGRR is encoded by the coding sequence ATGAGCAGTGCCGCCCCGTTCTCCTACGTCCCGCTGCTGCCCGGCGGGGACGACCTGACGGAATACCGCCTGATCAGCGACGAAGGCGTCGACGTGGTGCACGGGCCCGGCGGACGCCGGTTCCTCACCATCGACCCGGCGGTGCTGACCGCGCTGACCGCCGAAGCGATGCATGACATCGCTCACTATCTCCGGCCGGCGCACCTGGCTCAGCTGCGGGCGATCCTCGACGACCCGCAGGCGTCGCCGAACGACCGGTTCGTCGCGCTCGACCTGCTGCGCAACGCCAACATCGCGGCCGGCGGCGTGCTGCCGATGTGCCAGGACACCGGCACCGCGATCGTGATGGGCAAGCGCGGGCGGCACGTGCTCACCGACGGCACCGACCACGAGGCGATCGCCAAGGGCGTCTACCAGGCGTATACCAAGCTCAACCTGCGCTACTCGCAACTCGCGCCGATCACCATGTGGGAGGAGCGCAACACCGGGAGCAACCTGCCGGCCCAGATCGAGCTGTACGCCGAGGACCCGGGTGGTCAACCCGACGCGTACAAGTTCCTGTTCATGGCCAAGGGCGGCGGCTCGGCCAACAAGTCGTACCTGTACCAGGAGACCAAGGCGCTGCTGAACCCGACCAGGATGATGCAGTTCCTGGAGGAGAAGCTGCGGCTGATCGGCACCTCAGCCTGCCCGCCGTACCACCTGGCGATCGTCGTCGGCGGCACATCGGCTGAGTTCGCGCTCAAGACCGCCAAGTACGCCAGCGCCAAGTACCTGGACAACCTGCCGACCAGCGGCAGCATCGGCGCGCACGGCTTCCGGGATCTGGAGTTGGAAGCCGAGGTGCTCGAACTGACCCGTCAGTTCGGCATCGGCGCGCAGTTCGGCGGACGCTACTTCTGCCACGACGTACGGGTGGTTCGGCTGCCCCGCCACGGCGCCTCCTGCCCGGTGGCGATCGCCGTCTCCTGCTCCGCCGACCGGCAGGCCGTCGCCAAGATCACCCCGTCCGGGGTGTGGCTGGAACGGCTGGAGACCGACCCGGCCCGCTTCCTGCCCGAGGTCACCGAGGAGAGCCTCGCCGCTGACGCGTCCGCCGACGCCGACGTGGTCCGGGTCGACCTGAACCGGCCGATGGCCGAGATTCGCGCCGAGCTGTCGAAGTACCCGGTGAAGACGCGGCTGTCGCTGACCGGCCCGCTGGTCGTCGCCCGCGACATCGCGCACGCGAAGATCGCCGAGCGGCTGGACGCCGGCGAGCCGATGCCGCAGTACCTGCGCGACCACGCCGTCTACTACGCCGGCCCGGCCAAGACCCCCGAGGGGTACGCGTCTGGCTCGTTCGGCCCGACCACGGCCGGGCGGATGGACGCGTACGTGGAGAAGTTCCAGGCCGCCGGCGGCTCGCACATCATGCTGGCCAAGGGCAACCGGTCCGCGCAGGTCACCCGCTCCTGCGGTACGCACGGCGGCTTCTACCTCGGCTCGATCGGCGGCCCGGCGGCCCGGCTGGCCCAGGACTGCATCCGGCACGTCGAGGTCCTCGAATACCCGGAGCTGGGTATGGAGGCGATCTGGAAGATCCAGGTGGAGGACTTCCCGGCGTTCATCGTCGTCGACGACAAGGGCAACGATTTCTACGCCGAGGTCACCAAACCTGTCCTCACCGTCGGCCGCCGCTGA
- a CDS encoding outer membrane protein assembly factor BamB family protein, with the protein MAKGSAPCVKCYLAFALIVVIVLAATNVWNPFPGLWDWVNRSQPLSEPDVTWQQRIGGTPQSVTITERAVVIEHRLKVEGRSITSGNQVWERKADWAAVAGEGTDQVVATGVLLKKGYQVLNPATGAVLRTDDAAAAVWTYRNALLDVRCAGPRDCTLTSWDPRGKTPRWTSQLPGMGFVLFADNPQLLTTRPLTTRDVADDAGGPQTMPAVLGFPIDGKIYVVETLTGRVLQELEEEQHERIVAFAGRTFSLVATPRDGACYYTAQADDPVTGLQVWQRTGINLRTADRVGCAQRQNPTGGPNVLAGTAPDMRETVIDAHDGRVLWTSVAGQELRAVDDRYVLARSADGGTLQAYALPTASPRWTRPMHPDAQLALTRHAALVVDRKPDRLLAVDPATGAELANLRTSAKVLAVGPAGMVIGDGREIGYVRFAGAAGPASVTEPADPGTPYPGPTCGGVKQAECPAKAG; encoded by the coding sequence ATGGCGAAGGGGAGCGCGCCGTGCGTGAAGTGCTACCTGGCCTTCGCGCTGATCGTGGTCATCGTGCTCGCCGCCACCAACGTCTGGAACCCGTTCCCCGGCCTGTGGGACTGGGTCAACCGCAGCCAGCCGCTGTCCGAGCCGGACGTCACCTGGCAGCAACGGATCGGCGGAACTCCGCAGAGTGTCACCATCACCGAGCGCGCGGTCGTCATCGAGCACCGGCTCAAGGTCGAAGGACGCAGCATCACCTCCGGCAACCAGGTCTGGGAGCGCAAGGCCGACTGGGCGGCGGTCGCCGGCGAGGGCACCGACCAGGTCGTCGCCACCGGCGTGCTGCTCAAAAAGGGCTACCAGGTGCTCAACCCGGCGACCGGTGCCGTGCTGCGCACCGACGACGCGGCTGCCGCCGTCTGGACCTACCGCAACGCCCTGCTCGACGTACGCTGCGCCGGCCCGCGCGACTGCACGCTGACCTCCTGGGACCCGCGCGGAAAAACTCCACGGTGGACATCCCAGCTGCCCGGCATGGGTTTCGTGCTCTTCGCCGACAATCCGCAGCTGCTCACCACCCGGCCGTTGACCACCCGGGACGTCGCCGACGACGCCGGCGGGCCGCAGACCATGCCGGCCGTGCTCGGCTTCCCGATCGACGGCAAGATCTACGTCGTCGAGACCCTCACCGGCCGGGTCCTGCAGGAGCTGGAGGAGGAGCAGCACGAACGCATCGTGGCCTTCGCTGGGCGGACCTTCAGCCTGGTCGCCACGCCACGCGACGGCGCCTGCTACTACACCGCCCAGGCCGACGACCCGGTGACCGGACTGCAGGTCTGGCAGCGCACCGGGATCAACCTGCGGACCGCCGACCGGGTCGGTTGCGCCCAGCGGCAGAATCCGACCGGCGGCCCCAACGTCCTCGCCGGCACCGCCCCGGACATGCGGGAGACGGTGATCGACGCCCACGACGGACGGGTGCTGTGGACCAGCGTCGCCGGGCAGGAGCTGCGTGCCGTCGACGACCGGTACGTCCTGGCCCGCTCCGCCGACGGCGGGACCCTTCAGGCGTACGCCCTGCCGACGGCGAGCCCGCGCTGGACCCGCCCGATGCATCCGGACGCCCAGCTGGCGCTGACCCGGCACGCGGCGCTGGTCGTCGACCGTAAACCGGATCGGCTTCTAGCCGTCGACCCGGCGACCGGCGCCGAACTGGCCAACCTGCGTACCTCGGCGAAGGTCCTGGCGGTCGGACCCGCCGGCATGGTGATCGGCGACGGCCGGGAGATCGGCTACGTGCGGTTCGCCGGTGCCGCCGGGCCAGCCTCGGTCACCGAACCGGCCGATCCCGGCACCCCCTACCCCGGCCCCACCTGTGGCGGCGTCAAGCAGGCCGAGTGCCCCGCCAAGGCCGGCTGA
- a CDS encoding MFS transporter, translating to MRPPAERATFRDLFAVAEFRVIFASYGIFMVGETVKMLALSVLVYERTGSPLLAALAYVAGFLPSVIGGMFLLAYADRWRPRAVMVGYDLIRVVTVAVLALGVLSPGGALALVFVVGLASPVASAARTALLPDLLEGDRYVLGRALFTITAGATQVLGFAVGGALIGLLGAYGALWITAVTCLTSAALIRFGLTDRPPRVVGAAITGGAVRETWRVNRQLLADRPVRGLLLANWLPGSLLVGAEGVVVPYTGGEGAGVLFMAGAAGMLVGDLVVGRWVAPARREALTPWLALLLGLPMLAFVADLGLVVAAVLFGAATFGFSYHLGLARRFLEAVPAQRRGQAFGLSHMGMMTGQGLAAGAAGAVAEWVAPGLVMAGFGALSMVATLLLWRQLRVPSMNVPRHA from the coding sequence GTGCGGCCGCCCGCCGAGCGGGCCACCTTCCGGGACCTGTTCGCGGTGGCCGAGTTCCGGGTGATCTTCGCCAGTTACGGCATCTTCATGGTCGGCGAGACGGTGAAGATGCTGGCGCTGTCCGTACTCGTCTATGAGCGCACCGGGTCGCCGCTGCTGGCCGCGCTGGCGTACGTCGCCGGCTTCCTGCCCAGCGTGATCGGCGGGATGTTCCTGCTGGCGTACGCCGATCGTTGGCGTCCCCGGGCGGTGATGGTCGGCTACGACCTGATCCGGGTGGTGACGGTGGCGGTGCTGGCGCTCGGGGTGCTGTCGCCGGGTGGCGCGTTGGCGTTGGTGTTCGTCGTCGGCCTGGCGTCGCCGGTGGCGTCGGCAGCCCGTACCGCGCTGCTGCCGGACCTGCTCGAGGGTGACCGGTACGTGCTGGGTCGGGCGTTGTTCACCATTACCGCCGGGGCCACCCAGGTCCTCGGGTTCGCCGTCGGTGGCGCACTGATCGGCCTGCTGGGTGCGTACGGCGCACTCTGGATCACGGCGGTGACCTGCCTGACCTCGGCGGCGTTGATCCGGTTCGGGTTGACCGACCGGCCGCCCCGGGTGGTCGGGGCCGCCATCACCGGTGGCGCGGTGCGTGAAACCTGGCGGGTGAACCGGCAACTGCTGGCCGACCGGCCGGTGCGTGGGCTGCTGCTGGCCAACTGGCTGCCTGGTTCGCTGCTGGTCGGCGCGGAGGGGGTGGTGGTGCCGTACACCGGCGGTGAGGGTGCCGGGGTGCTGTTCATGGCTGGTGCCGCCGGGATGCTCGTCGGTGACCTGGTGGTGGGGCGATGGGTGGCGCCGGCCCGCCGGGAGGCGTTGACCCCGTGGCTGGCGCTGCTGCTCGGGTTGCCGATGCTGGCCTTCGTGGCCGATCTCGGGCTGGTGGTGGCGGCGGTGCTGTTCGGGGCGGCGACGTTCGGTTTCTCGTACCACCTGGGGTTGGCCCGGCGGTTCCTGGAAGCGGTGCCGGCGCAGCGCCGTGGCCAGGCGTTCGGGCTGTCCCACATGGGGATGATGACCGGGCAGGGGCTGGCGGCGGGGGCGGCCGGGGCGGTGGCCGAGTGGGTCGCGCCGGGGCTGGTGATGGCCGGGTTCGGTGCGCTGTCGATGGTGGCCACCCTGCTGCTGTGGCGACAACTCCGGGTACCGAGCATGAATGTCCCCCGACACGCATAA
- a CDS encoding ArsR/SmtB family transcription factor, whose translation MRIEVSSGDIAASRFAISPLGETLAALRLFAGIRTAGPLLPWVHRHRDRYEALRRAQPGIAALRALDHPRHGYHADFVQPPPDGVGLTFADQLAVVRRTSLDRARDEIGRNLDGLPPPTGVAARFLAADDVVDRFAETIDATWQALIAPDWPRLRAILERDVIYRAGRLTTYGWSSALADLDARLHWDPEPGTITVDGFSPQRHRLGGRGLLLVPTVFGVLSLHLEPPWPYAIGYRARGVAGLFGPPAADRAADGLDRLIGPTRAAVLRALAVPATTSQLVAQFGLALGTIGGQLAVLRDAGLVRRVRTGREVRYERTALGDALSADP comes from the coding sequence GTGCGGATCGAGGTGAGCTCCGGCGACATCGCGGCCAGCCGGTTCGCGATCTCCCCGCTGGGCGAGACGCTGGCCGCGCTCCGGCTGTTCGCCGGCATCCGCACCGCCGGGCCGCTGCTGCCCTGGGTGCACCGGCACCGCGACCGCTACGAGGCGTTACGCCGCGCCCAGCCCGGCATCGCCGCCCTCCGGGCGCTCGACCACCCCCGGCACGGATACCACGCGGACTTCGTCCAACCACCGCCGGACGGGGTCGGGCTGACCTTCGCCGACCAGCTCGCCGTCGTCCGGCGTACGTCGCTCGACCGGGCGCGCGACGAGATCGGCCGCAACCTCGACGGCCTACCGCCACCGACCGGGGTGGCCGCGCGGTTCCTCGCCGCCGACGACGTCGTCGACCGGTTCGCCGAAACGATCGACGCCACCTGGCAGGCGCTGATCGCGCCGGACTGGCCACGGCTGCGGGCCATCCTGGAACGCGACGTGATCTACCGGGCCGGGCGGCTCACCACGTACGGCTGGTCCTCGGCGCTGGCCGACCTCGACGCCCGACTGCACTGGGATCCGGAGCCGGGCACGATCACCGTCGACGGATTCAGCCCGCAGCGGCACCGGCTCGGCGGGCGTGGTCTGCTCCTCGTACCGACGGTCTTCGGCGTCCTGAGCCTGCACCTGGAACCACCCTGGCCGTACGCGATCGGCTACCGGGCCCGCGGCGTGGCCGGACTGTTCGGCCCGCCGGCCGCCGACCGGGCCGCCGACGGACTGGACCGGCTGATCGGGCCGACCCGGGCCGCCGTGCTGCGGGCCCTGGCCGTACCGGCCACCACCAGCCAACTCGTCGCACAGTTCGGCCTGGCGCTGGGCACCATCGGCGGGCAGCTGGCCGTGCTGCGCGACGCCGGTCTGGTCCGCCGGGTCCGCACCGGCCGCGAGGTCCGCTACGAACGGACCGCGCTCGGCGACGCGCTCAGCGCCGATCCGTGA
- a CDS encoding Lrp/AsnC family transcriptional regulator, with amino-acid sequence MDTEQNVQLDQLDAELIALLTTEPRIGVLECSRRLRVARGTVQARLDKLVDRGVINGFGPQVSPAAIGFVVTSFVTLEIGQRHGHGPVAAHLRAIPEVLEAHTISGSGDLMCRIVARSNSDLQRVLDQILAYDGIRRASTIIALAEQIPYRVLPLVQAAAEVTDRR; translated from the coding sequence ATGGACACTGAACAGAATGTCCAGCTCGATCAGCTGGACGCTGAGCTGATCGCCCTACTGACCACCGAGCCGCGGATCGGGGTGCTGGAGTGCTCCCGGCGGCTGCGGGTGGCCCGGGGCACCGTGCAGGCCAGGCTCGACAAGCTGGTCGATCGGGGGGTGATCAACGGCTTCGGCCCGCAGGTGTCGCCGGCCGCGATCGGTTTCGTGGTGACGTCCTTCGTCACCCTGGAGATCGGGCAGCGGCACGGACACGGACCGGTCGCCGCACATCTGCGCGCCATCCCGGAGGTGCTGGAGGCGCACACCATCAGCGGCTCCGGCGACCTGATGTGCCGGATCGTGGCCAGGTCCAACAGTGACCTGCAGCGGGTGCTGGACCAGATCCTGGCGTACGACGGGATCCGTCGGGCGTCGACGATCATCGCGTTGGCCGAGCAGATCCCGTACCGCGTCCTGCCGTTGGTGCAGGCGGCGGCGGAGGTCACGGATCGGCGCTGA
- the hppD gene encoding 4-hydroxyphenylpyruvate dioxygenase: MAYLTESRDADVTEVRDPFPVQGVDHLTFLVGNAKQAAHYYSTAFGMTCVAYRGPEQGYRDHAEYVLTSGAARFVLRGPVHADADGAAHVARHSDGVLDIALAVPDVDAAYAHAIAQGATGLAAPAELTDSAGTVRVASIAAYGDTRHTLIDRSGYDGPFLPGFVSRAPIVDRTPMVDAGLQPKRFFQAVDHVVGNVELGRMDQWVEFYRRVMGFTNMAEFIGDDIATDYSALMSKVVANGSRKVKFPLNEPAVARRRSQIDEYLEFYGGPGVQHIALATNDILTTVDAMRAAGVEFLDTPDSYYDDPALRARIGEVRAPIEELKARRILVDRDEDGYLLQIFTKPVQDRPTVFFELIERHGSLGFGKGNFKALFEAIEREQESRGNL, from the coding sequence ATGGCCTATCTGACCGAATCCCGCGACGCCGACGTCACCGAGGTACGCGACCCGTTCCCGGTGCAGGGCGTCGACCACCTGACCTTCCTGGTCGGCAACGCCAAGCAGGCCGCGCACTACTACTCGACCGCGTTCGGCATGACCTGCGTCGCGTACCGGGGACCCGAACAGGGCTACCGCGACCACGCCGAGTACGTGCTGACCAGCGGCGCCGCCCGGTTCGTGCTGCGCGGCCCGGTGCACGCCGACGCCGACGGCGCCGCGCACGTCGCCCGGCACAGCGACGGGGTGCTCGACATCGCGCTCGCCGTACCGGACGTGGACGCCGCGTACGCGCACGCCATCGCGCAGGGCGCGACCGGCCTGGCCGCGCCCGCCGAACTGACCGACAGCGCCGGCACCGTACGGGTCGCCAGCATCGCCGCGTACGGCGACACCCGGCACACCCTGATCGACCGGTCCGGGTACGACGGACCGTTCCTGCCCGGCTTCGTGTCCCGGGCCCCGATCGTCGACCGGACCCCGATGGTCGACGCCGGCCTGCAGCCGAAGCGGTTCTTCCAGGCCGTCGACCACGTGGTCGGCAACGTCGAACTGGGCCGGATGGACCAGTGGGTGGAGTTCTACCGCCGGGTCATGGGCTTCACCAACATGGCCGAGTTCATCGGCGACGACATCGCCACCGACTACTCGGCGCTGATGAGCAAGGTCGTCGCCAACGGCAGCCGCAAGGTGAAGTTCCCGCTCAACGAGCCGGCGGTGGCCCGACGCCGCTCACAGATCGACGAGTACCTGGAGTTCTACGGCGGTCCGGGCGTGCAGCACATCGCGCTGGCCACCAACGACATCCTGACGACGGTGGACGCGATGCGCGCCGCCGGTGTGGAGTTCCTGGACACGCCGGACTCGTACTACGACGACCCGGCGCTGCGGGCCCGCATCGGCGAGGTCCGCGCCCCGATCGAGGAGCTGAAGGCCCGGCGGATCCTGGTCGACCGCGACGAGGACGGCTACCTGCTGCAGATCTTCACCAAGCCGGTGCAGGACCGTCCGACGGTCTTCTTCGAGCTGATCGAACGGCACGGCTCGCTGGGCTTCGGCAAGGGCAACTTCAAGGCCCTGTTCGAGGCGATCGAGCGGGAGCAGGAGAGCCGGGGCAACCTCTGA